In the genome of Streptomyces racemochromogenes, one region contains:
- a CDS encoding TetR/AcrR family transcriptional regulator: MTVRAYRRLSVEERRAQLLDAALSLFAHRAPEEISLDDVAEAAGVSRPLVYRYFPGGKQQLYEAALRSAADVLELCFAEPQTGPLTQRLSRALDRYLAFVDEHDAGFAALLQGGSVVETSRTTATVDGIRRAAAEQILLHLGVSAPGARLRMMVRTWITAVEAASLIWIDEGKQPEAATLRDWLVDQFIALLTATAATDPETATAARAALALERPDGPAGVLARRVIPVVSEAAHLL, encoded by the coding sequence ATGACCGTACGGGCGTACCGCAGACTGAGCGTCGAGGAGCGGCGCGCCCAGCTCCTCGACGCCGCACTGTCGTTGTTCGCGCACCGCGCCCCGGAGGAGATCTCCCTCGACGACGTCGCCGAGGCCGCCGGCGTCTCGCGCCCGCTGGTCTACCGCTACTTCCCGGGCGGCAAGCAGCAGTTGTACGAAGCCGCGCTGCGCTCGGCGGCGGACGTCCTCGAACTGTGTTTCGCCGAACCGCAGACCGGCCCGCTCACCCAGCGGCTCTCCCGTGCCCTGGACCGCTACCTGGCCTTCGTCGACGAACACGACGCCGGCTTCGCCGCGCTGCTCCAGGGCGGCAGCGTCGTGGAGACCTCCCGCACCACGGCCACGGTGGACGGCATCCGCCGCGCCGCCGCCGAACAGATCCTCCTCCACCTCGGCGTCTCCGCCCCCGGCGCGCGGCTGCGGATGATGGTCCGCACCTGGATCACGGCCGTGGAGGCCGCCTCGCTCATCTGGATCGACGAGGGCAAGCAGCCCGAGGCCGCCACGCTGCGCGACTGGCTGGTGGACCAGTTCATCGCCCTGCTCACCGCCACTGCCGCCACCGACCCCGAAACGGCCACGGCGGCCCGCGCGGCCCTCGCCCTGGAACGCCCGGACGGTCCGGCCGGGGTCCTGGCCCGCCGCGTCATCCCGGTGGTGTCCGAGGCCGCCCACCTGCTGTGA
- a CDS encoding diiron oxygenase, with the protein MTTVTERAALRDALGLLKDREQIAERLLESSAKHSFDPDRELDWDAPPIDGKYYWPPELLSLYDTPMWKKMGEEQRIDLSRHEAASLASLGIWFEIILMQLLVRHIYDKSLTSNHVRYALTEIADECRHSMMFARMIQKGGAPEYPVTRLNHNLARVLKAVSTTPGSFACTLLGEEILDWMQRLTFPDERIQPLVRGVTRIHVVEEARHVRYAREELRRQMLTAPRWEQELTRISCGEAARVFSVAFVNPAVYDNVGLDRREAVAQVKASGHRREVMQSGAKRLTDFLDDIGVLRGVGRRLWRSSGLLA; encoded by the coding sequence ATGACGACAGTGACGGAACGAGCCGCGCTGAGGGACGCCCTCGGCCTCCTCAAGGACCGCGAGCAGATCGCCGAACGACTCCTCGAATCCTCCGCCAAGCACTCCTTCGACCCCGACCGGGAACTCGACTGGGACGCCCCGCCGATCGACGGCAAGTACTACTGGCCGCCCGAGCTGCTCTCCCTCTACGACACCCCGATGTGGAAGAAGATGGGCGAGGAGCAGCGCATCGACCTCTCCCGCCACGAGGCCGCCTCCCTCGCCTCCCTCGGCATCTGGTTCGAGATCATCCTCATGCAGCTCCTGGTCCGGCACATCTACGACAAGTCGCTGACCAGCAACCACGTCCGCTACGCGCTCACCGAGATCGCCGACGAATGCCGGCACTCCATGATGTTCGCCCGCATGATCCAGAAGGGCGGAGCCCCCGAGTACCCGGTCACCCGCCTCAACCACAACCTCGCCCGCGTCCTCAAGGCCGTCTCCACCACCCCCGGCTCCTTCGCCTGCACCCTCCTCGGCGAGGAGATCCTGGACTGGATGCAGCGCCTCACCTTCCCGGACGAGCGCATCCAGCCCCTCGTCCGCGGCGTCACCCGCATCCACGTCGTCGAAGAGGCACGGCACGTCCGCTACGCCCGCGAGGAACTGCGCCGCCAGATGCTGACCGCCCCGCGCTGGGAGCAGGAACTCACCCGCATCAGCTGCGGCGAGGCCGCCCGCGTCTTCTCCGTCGCCTTCGTCAACCCCGCCGTCTACGACAACGTCGGCCTCGACCGGCGCGAAGCCGTCGCCCAGGTCAAGGCCAGCGGCCACCGCCGCGAGGTCATGCAGAGCGGCGCCAAACGCCTCACCGACTTCCTCGACGACATCGGCGTCCTGCGCGGCGTCGGCCGCAGGCTCTGGCGCAGCTCCGGCCTCCTCGCGTAG
- a CDS encoding ferritin-like domain-containing protein gives MSTHELYTQAPDETVWPVPASGAARFSWEYDGGRDRLLALYQKGKDKQWDGAKRIDWDIEVDPYDPLGTPDETLTLHGTRHWAKMTERDKGELRRHYSAWNFSQFLHGEQGAMVCAARIVESVPDLDAKFYSATQTMDEARHAEIFGRFLHEKVGMLYPINDSLQGLLGDTLRDSRWDMPYLGMQVLIEGLALAAFGMIRDTTDKPLPKQILAYVMQDEARHVAFGRMALRDYYKQLTDAELREREEFVIEGCYLMRDRLRGVEVLENFGIPKREAVEYTEQSEFLHLFRKLLFSRIVPCVKDIGLWGDRLQKAYLEMGVFEMGDSNLDLLMAQDEEIAESLDRERFATEERERVAEVQAAIQEGAQA, from the coding sequence GTGTCGACGCACGAGCTCTACACCCAGGCCCCGGACGAGACCGTGTGGCCGGTCCCCGCCTCCGGCGCGGCCCGCTTCAGCTGGGAGTACGACGGGGGACGCGACCGCCTCCTCGCGCTCTACCAGAAGGGCAAGGACAAGCAGTGGGACGGCGCCAAGCGCATCGACTGGGACATCGAGGTCGACCCGTACGACCCCCTCGGCACCCCCGACGAGACGCTGACCCTCCACGGCACCCGGCACTGGGCGAAGATGACCGAACGGGACAAGGGCGAGCTGCGCCGCCACTACAGCGCCTGGAACTTCAGCCAGTTCCTGCACGGCGAGCAGGGCGCGATGGTCTGCGCGGCGCGCATCGTGGAGTCCGTGCCCGACCTGGACGCGAAGTTCTACTCCGCAACCCAGACCATGGACGAGGCCCGGCACGCCGAGATCTTCGGGCGCTTCCTGCACGAGAAGGTCGGGATGCTCTACCCGATCAACGACAGCCTCCAGGGGCTCCTCGGCGACACCCTGCGCGACTCCCGCTGGGACATGCCCTACCTCGGCATGCAGGTGCTCATCGAGGGGCTGGCGCTGGCCGCCTTCGGGATGATCCGCGACACGACGGACAAGCCGCTGCCCAAGCAGATCCTCGCGTACGTGATGCAGGACGAGGCCCGCCACGTGGCCTTCGGGCGGATGGCGCTGCGCGACTACTACAAGCAGCTGACGGACGCCGAACTGCGCGAGCGCGAGGAGTTCGTCATCGAGGGCTGCTACCTGATGCGCGACCGGCTGCGCGGGGTGGAGGTCTTGGAGAACTTCGGCATCCCGAAGCGGGAGGCGGTGGAGTACACCGAGCAGTCCGAGTTCCTGCACCTGTTCCGCAAGCTGCTGTTCAGCCGGATCGTGCCGTGCGTCAAGGACATCGGACTGTGGGGGGACCGGCTGCAGAAGGCGTACCTGGAGATGGGCGTCTTCGAGATGGGCGACTCCAACCTCGACCTGCTGATGGCCCAGGACGAGGAGATCGCCGAGTCGCTGGACCGGGAGCGTTTCGCCACCGAGGAGCGGGAACGGGTGGCGGAGGTGCAGGCCGCCATCCAGGAGGGCGCGCAGGCCTGA
- a CDS encoding penicillin-binding transpeptidase domain-containing protein: MIRYIRWCAYFCALLLAALLANVARVQVWESAAYGANPANKRPAIDRYAEPRGDILVDGRPVTGSRDSRQLLRYERTYTDGPLYAPVTGFSSQTYGTSFVERAEDAVLSGTDPGLSAFPLWYDLSRGRPGGGNAVTTLRAAVQQAAYRGLGGKRGAVAAVEPATGRILALVSSPSYDPGLLSGTGTRVKAAWERLNADPTRPMLNRALRETYPPGSTFKIVTAAAALDAGVVTDVDAPTRTPDPYRLPGTSTLLPNAAEGCAEASMAEAVQWSCNTVMADIGVRVGLRGMVEAAERFGFNDEGLRIPTWVSRSDFDTDMSPDQLALSSIGQFNTKATPLQMAMVAAAVANGGEIRTPYLVDRTTQDDGSLVRRTGQRTLGRAMSPATALRVQELMVKVVEDGTGRNAAIPGALVGGKTGTAQHGVGNAGTPYAWFIAWARGQDAPQPAVAVAVVVEDASAVRGDISGNGAAAPIARAVMEAALRTHTP; this comes from the coding sequence GTGATCCGCTACATCCGCTGGTGCGCGTACTTCTGCGCCCTGCTGCTCGCCGCCCTGCTGGCCAACGTCGCCCGGGTGCAGGTGTGGGAGTCCGCCGCCTACGGCGCGAACCCCGCCAACAAGCGCCCCGCCATCGACCGCTACGCCGAACCGCGCGGCGACATCCTGGTCGACGGCAGGCCCGTCACCGGCTCCCGCGACAGCCGCCAGCTGCTGCGCTACGAGCGGACCTACACCGACGGCCCGCTCTACGCGCCCGTCACCGGCTTCTCCTCCCAGACGTACGGGACCAGCTTCGTCGAGCGCGCCGAGGACGCCGTCCTCTCCGGCACCGATCCGGGACTGTCCGCCTTCCCGCTCTGGTACGACCTCTCGCGCGGCCGCCCCGGCGGCGGCAACGCCGTGACCACCCTGCGCGCCGCCGTGCAGCAGGCCGCGTACCGGGGGCTCGGCGGCAAGCGCGGCGCCGTCGCCGCCGTCGAGCCGGCCACGGGCAGGATCCTCGCCCTGGTCAGCAGCCCCTCGTACGACCCGGGGCTGCTCTCCGGCACCGGTACGCGGGTCAAGGCGGCCTGGGAGCGGCTGAACGCGGACCCCACCCGGCCGATGCTCAACCGGGCGCTGCGCGAGACCTATCCGCCGGGCTCCACCTTCAAGATCGTGACGGCGGCCGCAGCCCTCGACGCGGGCGTGGTCACCGACGTCGACGCCCCGACCCGGACCCCGGACCCGTACCGGCTGCCCGGCACCAGCACCCTGCTGCCCAACGCGGCCGAGGGCTGCGCGGAGGCCTCGATGGCGGAGGCGGTGCAGTGGTCCTGCAACACGGTGATGGCCGACATCGGGGTACGGGTCGGGCTGCGCGGGATGGTGGAGGCGGCGGAGCGCTTCGGGTTCAACGACGAGGGGCTGCGGATCCCGACGTGGGTGTCGCGGTCGGACTTCGACACCGACATGAGCCCCGACCAGCTGGCGCTGTCCTCGATCGGGCAGTTCAACACCAAGGCCACCCCGCTGCAGATGGCCATGGTCGCGGCGGCCGTGGCCAACGGGGGCGAGATCCGCACCCCCTACCTGGTGGACCGCACGACCCAGGACGACGGCTCCCTGGTGCGGCGTACCGGCCAGCGCACCCTCGGCCGGGCGATGAGCCCGGCCACGGCGCTGCGCGTGCAGGAGCTGATGGTGAAGGTGGTGGAGGACGGCACCGGGCGCAACGCGGCGATCCCGGGCGCGCTGGTCGGCGGCAAGACCGGCACGGCGCAGCACGGCGTCGGCAACGCGGGCACCCCGTACGCCTGGTTCATCGCCTGGGCCCGGGGGCAGGACGCGCCGCAGCCGGCGGTGGCGGTGGCGGTGGTGGTGGAGGACGCCTCGGCGGTGCGCGGGGACATCAGCGGCAACGGCGCGGCGGCCCCGATCGCACGGGCGGTGATGGAGGCGGCACTGCGGACGCACACCCCTTAG
- a CDS encoding FtsW/RodA/SpoVE family cell cycle protein, with translation MTALTAKVTEPAPPPPPDARAAKRRGIELTLLAGAVLISVLGHLYVGLAADGKSTRAPAAPYAAGLGGAALIAHLAVRLRAPYADPLLLPIAVLLNGLGLVLIQRLDLATPGAPGAGDQLRWSALGVVLFVLVLVLLRDHRTLQRYAYLSVTAALTLMLLPVFFPAVNGAHIWIRFAGLSFQPGEFAKILLALFFAAYLAANRTALALTGRRLFWKLRLLPGRVLGPILAIWLLSVGVLVLERDLGTSLLFFGLFVIMLFTATGRIGWIAIGLLLAALGAYAVGTLEPHVHSRVQDWMNPFASIERGDGPGQLAQSLFAFAAGGLLGAGLGHGQSFLIGFAAKSDFVLATAGEELGLVGLTAILLLYGLLVSRGFRAGLALRDPFGRLLATGLASIVALQVFVIAGGVTGLIPLTGMAMPFLAQGGSSVVTNWIIVALLVRLSDSARRPRPGPGDGSGDGPAPAPAREGSA, from the coding sequence ATGACCGCTCTGACGGCGAAGGTGACGGAGCCCGCTCCGCCGCCGCCCCCCGACGCACGGGCCGCCAAGCGCCGCGGCATCGAGCTGACGCTCCTGGCGGGCGCGGTCCTGATCTCCGTGCTGGGTCACCTCTACGTGGGCCTCGCCGCGGACGGCAAGAGCACCCGGGCCCCCGCGGCCCCCTACGCCGCCGGGCTCGGCGGGGCCGCGCTGATCGCGCACCTGGCGGTGCGACTCAGGGCCCCGTACGCCGATCCGCTCCTGCTGCCGATCGCCGTCCTGCTCAACGGGCTCGGGCTGGTGCTCATCCAGCGCCTCGACCTGGCCACCCCGGGGGCGCCCGGGGCGGGGGACCAGTTGCGGTGGTCGGCGCTCGGGGTGGTCCTCTTCGTGCTCGTCCTGGTCCTCCTGCGCGACCACCGGACGCTCCAGCGGTACGCGTACCTGTCCGTCACCGCCGCCCTCACCCTCATGCTGCTGCCCGTCTTCTTCCCGGCCGTCAACGGCGCCCACATCTGGATCCGCTTCGCCGGGCTGTCCTTCCAGCCGGGGGAGTTCGCCAAGATCCTGCTCGCCCTGTTCTTCGCCGCCTACCTCGCCGCGAACCGCACCGCCCTCGCCCTCACCGGACGCCGGCTCTTCTGGAAGCTGCGCCTCCTGCCCGGCCGGGTGCTCGGGCCGATCCTCGCGATCTGGCTGCTCAGCGTCGGGGTGCTCGTGCTCGAACGGGACCTCGGCACCTCCCTCCTCTTCTTCGGCCTCTTCGTGATCATGCTGTTCACCGCGACGGGGCGGATCGGCTGGATCGCCATCGGGCTGCTGCTCGCCGCCCTCGGGGCCTACGCCGTCGGGACCCTCGAACCGCACGTCCACAGCCGCGTCCAGGACTGGATGAATCCTTTCGCCTCCATCGAGCGCGGCGACGGCCCCGGCCAGCTGGCCCAGTCCCTCTTCGCCTTCGCCGCCGGCGGCCTGCTCGGCGCCGGCCTCGGCCACGGCCAGTCCTTCCTCATCGGCTTCGCCGCCAAGTCGGACTTCGTCCTCGCCACCGCCGGAGAGGAGCTCGGCCTCGTCGGCCTCACCGCCATCCTGCTCCTCTACGGGCTCCTCGTGTCCCGGGGCTTCCGAGCCGGACTCGCGCTGCGCGACCCCTTCGGGCGGCTGCTGGCCACCGGGCTCGCCTCGATCGTCGCCCTCCAGGTGTTCGTCATCGCGGGCGGCGTCACCGGCCTGATCCCGCTCACGGGCATGGCCATGCCCTTCCTCGCGCAGGGCGGCTCCTCCGTGGTCACCAACTGGATCATCGTCGCCCTCCTCGTCCGGCTCAGCGACAGCGCCCGCAGGCCCAGACCGGGCCCCGGAGACGGCTCCGGAGACGGCCCCGCCCCCGCCCCCGCGCGGGAGGGGTCCGCGTGA
- a CDS encoding DUF6325 family protein, whose amino-acid sequence MGPVEFIVLAFPEEQLRVPAVEAVMGLRKTGVVRLIDGLVATKTASGEVFAAEFDEFVELQGILAGRDVARLIGPEDVREAAELLDRGSCALLLVVEHVWAQDAAVAVRAAGGRIVGSVRIPAERVGVA is encoded by the coding sequence ATGGGACCTGTGGAATTCATCGTCCTCGCCTTCCCGGAGGAACAGCTCCGGGTCCCGGCGGTCGAGGCCGTGATGGGGCTGCGCAAGACCGGGGTGGTCCGGCTCATCGACGGCCTCGTCGCGACGAAGACGGCCTCCGGGGAGGTGTTCGCGGCGGAGTTCGACGAGTTCGTGGAGCTACAGGGCATCCTGGCCGGCCGGGACGTGGCCCGGCTGATCGGCCCCGAGGACGTCCGCGAGGCGGCGGAGCTCCTGGACCGGGGCAGCTGCGCGCTGCTGCTGGTGGTCGAACACGTCTGGGCCCAGGACGCGGCCGTAGCGGTACGGGCTGCGGGCGGCCGGATCGTCGGCTCGGTCAGGATCCCGGCGGAGCGGGTGGGGGTGGCGTGA
- a CDS encoding SHOCT domain-containing protein: protein MFIRPVGVTVKAANRPAGRPLLRGLLRRAAGAAEWAQAEDTGEAVVEGFGEEYEDEHGDRMGDAESLEGAPWAEAPGPAPTSEEEPQPAPAQAPSAPGPGAPAAPPLPGSLVAELTQLADLTREGLLTPEEFTRAKARLLGGGVTGAAS, encoded by the coding sequence ATGTTCATCCGGCCGGTGGGCGTGACGGTCAAGGCGGCGAACCGCCCGGCGGGCCGGCCCCTCCTGCGCGGCCTGCTGCGCCGGGCGGCGGGCGCGGCGGAGTGGGCGCAGGCGGAGGACACCGGGGAGGCGGTGGTGGAGGGGTTCGGGGAGGAGTACGAGGACGAGCACGGGGACCGGATGGGGGACGCGGAGTCCCTGGAGGGGGCACCCTGGGCGGAGGCGCCCGGTCCGGCCCCCACCTCCGAGGAGGAACCGCAGCCGGCCCCGGCCCAAGCCCCCTCCGCCCCCGGCCCGGGAGCCCCGGCGGCTCCACCGCTGCCCGGCAGCCTGGTGGCGGAGCTGACGCAGCTGGCGGACCTGACCCGGGAGGGGCTGCTGACCCCGGAGGAGTTCACGCGGGCCAAGGCGCGGTTGCTGGGGGGCGGGGTCACGGGGGCGGCGTCGTAG
- a CDS encoding GNAT family N-acetyltransferase, with product MTMEIRPGVEDDLDELTRIYNHYVIETPITFDVEPFTPDQRRPWLLAHPTSGPHRLLVAEEGGKLLGYATSSAFRPKPAYATSVETSVYLAPEHVGRGIGGLLYTSLFEVLAQEDVHTALAGIAMPNQASQRLHERFGFRQVGLLEQVGRKFDRFWDVAWFQKSL from the coding sequence ATGACCATGGAAATCCGGCCCGGTGTCGAGGACGACCTCGACGAGCTGACCCGCATCTACAACCACTACGTCATCGAGACGCCGATCACCTTCGACGTCGAGCCCTTCACCCCCGATCAGCGGCGGCCGTGGCTGCTGGCCCACCCCACATCCGGCCCGCACCGCCTGCTCGTGGCCGAGGAGGGCGGAAAGCTCCTCGGCTACGCGACGAGCAGTGCCTTCCGCCCCAAGCCGGCCTACGCCACCTCCGTGGAGACCAGCGTCTACCTGGCACCCGAGCACGTCGGCCGTGGCATCGGCGGCCTGCTCTACACCTCGCTCTTCGAGGTCCTGGCGCAGGAGGACGTCCACACGGCGCTCGCGGGGATCGCCATGCCCAACCAGGCGTCCCAACGCCTCCACGAGCGCTTCGGCTTCCGGCAGGTCGGCCTCCTCGAACAGGTCGGCCGGAAGTTCGACCGCTTCTGGGACGTGGCCTGGTTCCAGAAGTCCCTGTGA
- a CDS encoding helix-turn-helix domain-containing protein, whose protein sequence is MSSDTPPDPYDNPVAFGQRVQIYRTRRGMTREQLAGLLGHHPSWVKKVETGAMRMPRLPEILGIAQALRVRRLNDLVGDLGTAQNTELFLGPGHDQLPAVRAALTAFPAGGDRQAPSQAFLRAALDAAWDARHKAPNHRAVIGALLPGLIRDTQLGVRQAETAAERRNALRLKAETYFLAQFFVAYQPDPALLWRVADRGMNAAQESEDPHAVGVAAWLSAQAHRDSGQYDEADDVVQQALRLLEPRLSDAEVEVRAIVGALRAEAALTAAKRRETGAAWGWWERAERVAEELPDGYFHRVTSFGRPVMGAHGVTVAVELRAGGEAVRQAAGSETVIIPSLPRRARHRIEQARAYQLDGQPDVALATLEQAHAVAPETTRYNGYARAIVLEESASRLPERRQRASRLAVDIGLLAA, encoded by the coding sequence GTGTCATCCGATACACCCCCCGACCCGTACGACAACCCTGTCGCATTCGGGCAACGTGTTCAGATCTACCGCACCCGTCGAGGCATGACCCGTGAGCAGTTGGCCGGGCTGCTCGGCCATCATCCGTCGTGGGTCAAGAAGGTAGAGACCGGGGCCATGAGAATGCCGAGACTGCCGGAGATTCTCGGCATTGCCCAAGCCCTGCGTGTCCGTCGGCTGAACGACCTCGTGGGAGATCTCGGTACGGCGCAGAACACCGAGCTGTTCCTCGGCCCTGGCCACGACCAGTTGCCGGCAGTGCGTGCTGCACTCACCGCCTTTCCGGCCGGTGGAGACCGTCAGGCCCCCTCCCAGGCGTTCCTGCGGGCGGCTTTGGATGCCGCATGGGACGCGAGGCACAAGGCGCCGAACCACCGGGCGGTCATCGGCGCCTTGCTGCCAGGTCTGATCCGGGACACGCAGCTCGGGGTCAGGCAGGCCGAGACTGCCGCCGAGCGGCGGAACGCCCTGCGGCTCAAGGCGGAGACCTACTTCCTCGCCCAGTTCTTCGTCGCCTACCAGCCGGACCCCGCGCTGTTGTGGAGGGTCGCCGATCGCGGAATGAATGCCGCGCAGGAGTCCGAGGACCCGCACGCGGTGGGTGTCGCTGCTTGGCTGTCCGCTCAGGCGCACCGGGATTCCGGGCAGTACGACGAGGCGGACGACGTGGTCCAGCAGGCCCTGAGACTGCTGGAGCCCAGGTTGTCGGATGCTGAGGTGGAGGTGCGGGCGATTGTTGGCGCTTTGCGGGCGGAAGCTGCGCTGACTGCTGCGAAGCGCCGTGAGACGGGTGCTGCGTGGGGGTGGTGGGAGCGCGCGGAACGTGTGGCCGAGGAGCTTCCCGACGGCTATTTCCACCGGGTGACGAGCTTCGGGCGACCGGTGATGGGAGCGCACGGGGTCACCGTCGCGGTGGAGCTGAGGGCCGGCGGGGAGGCCGTTCGGCAGGCGGCCGGTTCGGAGACGGTGATCATCCCGTCACTGCCCCGCCGGGCCCGACACAGGATCGAGCAGGCTCGGGCATACCAGCTGGACGGGCAGCCGGACGTGGCGCTGGCGACGCTGGAACAGGCACATGCGGTGGCGCCGGAGACGACCCGCTACAACGGCTACGCACGGGCCATCGTGCTGGAGGAATCGGCATCACGGCTGCCCGAGCGGCGGCAGCGGGCCAGCCGACTGGCCGTGGACATCGGCCTGCTCGCCGCGTAG
- a CDS encoding C40 family peptidase — protein MTKRLLRIACLAAVFVAAGPPAGVHAEPGPGHSPGPAVAEGPLPEARAVPAAAPARGVGELLTRLQGLYQQAEEASEAYNAAEVALKARQAEEERLATKLGRARSALDSERATAGRLAREQYQGTRGGSLSPYLRLLLSGDPQQAVDQRRLAAREGARRAGVVARLERDRKQAGALAGAARKARDEQEALAARQKQAQTEVTGRLKEVERLLAALTPEELAGLGAHEAAVTAGAQRSLVDSGRLPARTTTPTAAGGAALRYAAAQIGKPYVWGAEGPGSFDCSGLTSRAWEHAGRSIPRTSQEQWERLTRVPLDRLRPGDLVVYFPKATHVALYVGDGKVIQAPRPGATVKVSPIAANPLLGAVRPDPEGTPLAEFTPPPLPGAAAAGDDAGYASEEAPDEEPDDAATDAAASAR, from the coding sequence ATGACAAAACGACTGCTGCGGATCGCCTGTCTCGCCGCCGTCTTCGTCGCCGCCGGCCCGCCGGCCGGTGTTCACGCCGAGCCGGGCCCCGGCCACAGCCCCGGGCCCGCCGTCGCCGAAGGCCCCCTCCCCGAAGCCCGGGCCGTCCCCGCCGCCGCCCCCGCCCGCGGTGTCGGCGAGCTGCTCACCCGCCTCCAAGGCCTCTACCAGCAGGCCGAGGAGGCCAGTGAGGCCTACAACGCCGCCGAAGTCGCCCTCAAGGCCCGCCAGGCGGAGGAGGAGCGGCTGGCCACCAAGCTCGGGCGGGCCCGTTCCGCGCTCGACTCCGAGCGGGCCACCGCCGGGCGGCTCGCCCGGGAGCAGTACCAGGGGACCCGCGGCGGCAGCCTCTCCCCCTACCTGCGGTTGCTGCTCTCCGGCGACCCGCAGCAGGCCGTCGACCAGCGTCGGCTCGCCGCCCGTGAGGGTGCCCGGCGGGCCGGGGTCGTGGCGCGGCTGGAGCGGGACCGGAAGCAGGCGGGGGCGCTCGCGGGGGCGGCCCGCAAGGCGCGGGACGAGCAGGAGGCCCTCGCCGCGCGGCAGAAGCAGGCCCAGACGGAGGTGACGGGCCGGCTCAAGGAGGTCGAGCGGCTGCTGGCGGCGCTCACCCCCGAGGAGCTCGCCGGGCTCGGGGCGCACGAGGCGGCCGTGACCGCCGGGGCGCAGCGGAGCCTGGTGGACTCGGGCCGGCTGCCCGCCCGTACGACCACGCCGACGGCGGCGGGCGGGGCCGCGCTGCGGTACGCGGCGGCGCAGATCGGCAAGCCGTACGTGTGGGGGGCCGAGGGGCCGGGTTCGTTCGACTGCTCGGGGCTGACCTCGCGGGCCTGGGAGCACGCCGGGCGGTCCATCCCCCGCACCAGCCAGGAGCAGTGGGAGCGGCTGACCCGGGTGCCGCTGGACCGGCTGCGGCCGGGGGACCTGGTGGTCTACTTCCCGAAGGCTACGCACGTGGCCCTGTACGTCGGGGACGGCAAGGTGATCCAGGCTCCCCGTCCGGGGGCGACGGTGAAGGTGTCGCCGATCGCGGCGAACCCGCTGCTCGGGGCGGTCCGGCCGGATCCGGAGGGGACGCCGCTGGCGGAGTTCACCCCGCCGCCGCTGCCCGGGGCCGCGGCGGCGGGGGACGACGCGGGCTACGCGTCGGAGGAGGCGCCCGACGAGGAGCCGGACGACGCGGCGACCGACGCCGCGGCCTCCGCCAGGTAG